The nucleotide window GGAGAGCTGGCGCCTGCGCACCCACGCCCAGACGGCCGGCGTGACGCTGACGGCGCAGCAGCCGGAGAACAACATCGTGCGCGTGGCCTACCAGGCGATGGCGGCGGTGCTGGGCGGCACGCAGTCGCTGCACACCAACTCGATGGACGAGACGCTGGCGCTCCCCACGGAGAAGGCGGTGCAGATCGCGCTGCGCACGCAGCAGATCCTGGCGCACGAGACGGGCGTGGCCAACACCATCGACCCGCTGGCCGGGTCCTACTACCTGGAAGCGCTCACCGACCAGATGGAAGCCGAGGCGGAGGCGATCTTCGCCGAGATCGACGCGATGGGCGGGGTGGTGCCGGGGATCGAGCGGGGCTACTTCCAGCAGCAGATCGCGCGCTCGGCGATGCGCCAGCAGATCGAGATCGAGCGCAACGAGCGTGTGATCGTGGGCGTGAACGACTATACCATCGAGGGTGAGAAGATCGACATCCCGCTCCTCAAGGTGACCGAGGAGGCCGAGCGCCGCCAGCGCGAGCGGATGGCCGCCATGCGCGCCCGCCGCGACCAGGCCGAGGTCGACCGCACGCTCCAGGTTCTCCAGGATTCTGCTCGCGCCGGTGAGAACGTCGTCCCCGCCATGCTGGACGCGGTCCGCGCCTACGCCACGCTCCACGAGATCCGCCACTCCATGGAAGCGGTGTTCGGCGCCTACCAGGAGCCGGTCTTCTTTTAGGCGCGGGTTCACACGAGGAGACGGAGGCACGGGGAGGAGTCTCTCCGTGCCTCTGGCTTTGTCCGGGGTGTGCCCGCACTAGGAGCGAATGAATTCGCCGCTGGAACCACGCAAAGTCCGCCTTCGCGGACTCGGGGTCGGGTGCCGGCGTGCAAGAGTCGGCTTCAGCCGCCTTCGCGTGGTTCCAGCCGGGGGCTTCAGCCCCCGGCGGTGCGGCGCCAATCCTGCCCCCGCAACCCGCGAAGGCGGGTTTCCCGCGGTTGTTGCAGCGGTTTCAACCGCCGGGCTCCAGATTGCAGTCTCCCCAACCGCGCCGATACCTTCCCCACCGGCGCACTCACGCACTAACGCACTCACGCACTTCTCTTGACCACACTCGCCACCCTCCTCCAGGGCCGCCTCCTCGCCGACCGCTACCGGGTTGGCGAGGCGCTGGGCTTCGGGGGGATGGGCGCGGTGTTCCGGGCGCACGACGAGCGACTGGAGCGCGACGTAGCGGTCAAGGTGCTCACCGCCGCCTCTGCCGACCCGGCGGAGCAGGAGGTGCTGCGCGCCCGCTTCCGGCGCGAGGCCCGCGCCGCCGCCACCCTCCGCCACCCCAACGTGGTGACGGTGCACGACTTCGGCACCGACTCTGGGTCGGGACTCGACTTCCTGGTGATGGAGCGGCTCCCGGGCAAGGACGTCGCCGAGCGCATCGCCGCCGCG belongs to Longimicrobium sp. and includes:
- a CDS encoding methylmalonyl-CoA mutase family protein yields the protein ESWRLRTHAQTAGVTLTAQQPENNIVRVAYQAMAAVLGGTQSLHTNSMDETLALPTEKAVQIALRTQQILAHETGVANTIDPLAGSYYLEALTDQMEAEAEAIFAEIDAMGGVVPGIERGYFQQQIARSAMRQQIEIERNERVIVGVNDYTIEGEKIDIPLLKVTEEAERRQRERMAAMRARRDQAEVDRTLQVLQDSARAGENVVPAMLDAVRAYATLHEIRHSMEAVFGAYQEPVFF